ATCTTTGAGTTTAATATTTACTGTGCTGTGAAGAATATTTCCATCCtatagatttcttctgtttttgcttttgtttttgtcacatttaaatgtttaagatcatcaaacaaattgtaATATCATGATGACATGAGTAAACTTGTCGTAATTGATGAAACCAGAATTGACTCAAAGAAAggaattctgcaaagaagagtgggccaaaatccctTCACAGGGATGTTAAAGAATCATTGCCAGTTATAACACATGATCTTAGTTGCTGCCGCCAAGGGTGGATGAAACAGTTATTAGATTTAGAGGGCAattcctttttacattttgaaaactgccttttgtgtttactcaggttacattttgttttttagatattttttttggcactagtggcctttattttttgacagtaggcagacaggaaagaggggtagagagagggggagacattcggcaaatgtcgctgggtccgggactcgaaccctggacagccgcttcgaggactatagcctctgcatatggttgcgcgctttcgcccctacaccatcagcgccatgCCCCTACTCAGGTTACATTTTatgtgatgatctgaaacatttaagtgtaacaAATAATCTCTAAGGCAACAAATACTTTTCTACCACACTGTATCCTACCTTCTGCGTGTTTTTCTCCTCAGTTGTGTAGGTCAGAGGAGTTTTGGGAGCAGGCAATGCGCCACCGTTGCTGCAGCATTTCATCTGAAGTGCCGTCTCTGGCCCTGGAAGTGGGCTGGCGCAGCATTTTCTTCACCAACAAGTTACAGCTGCAGAAGCTGCTCTGCCGCAGGAGACTGAAGGCTGAGGAGCAACAGGAAGTCCACGTCTATGATGAAGTTACAAAGTCAGAGGGTTCTGTCAATGAAAGCTCAGGCTCTGAAGAGGAAATTCTCTCTGATACCATTTGCCTTCAAGGTGCTGGAACCGATCCAGGCTTGGACACCAACCCCTCCTGTGATGTTGGCCCTGATCTAGAGGGCGACTGTGATTCTATCAAGTTCATTGCTGACCGCTTCAGGGAGGACATTAGGTTCTCTGAGGTAGAGACTTTGGTTGAAAAAAGGAAGCTGAGCAGGGGGGTAGGAGACAGCACAGAGCCAATCTAATTCATTTAAGCCTTTCATCAAAAGTTCCTAAAGTTTCAGTTTGGACTCGTATTATTAACATACATGGTCAAATATTTGGTTAGTTGCTTCTtctaaacatgtttgttttgatttgtcTACATTTCTTGTTATGTATGTTATCACAGAGACTTAGTTTACAGCAACAAGAATAATTTTATCTTATTATACATTATAATTTACAAATTATACCAGACTGTTAGTTGGTCAATGtctgtgctgctattaattGGTTCAGTAAAAAAGGATCTGCATGCTCCGTGGTCCCATGTTCTGATATGAAAAGAAgagttaaaaacaaattgttacGATGCTTCTCACTGATGCAAACATTTTAGTTCACTAGTAATAATGAAAGAAGAACTAATTCATTCCAATTGAAAAGATTCATATTATCCAAAGTTATAGAATGCTTTTTGAAAATCAGATTTAATGATGTGATTTGATTGTTAAACTATCATCAGCTCTTCCTTCTATCTTCAACAATCTTCTGAAACCATCAATATTTTTTGCAGTTCTTGCTGCACATACGTTTTCTGTTTTCCACTTCTTTAAAAGAAAGCATTATTACAGCGTTCTGTAGATCAGTAAAGGTGTCAACATTTTTGGCCTTGTCTGAACTTAATAATTTCATAAACTTCATCCTGATCTGAATAGGAGACATATAATGTTGGAGTGTTTACAGAATTATTAGTGTAGTGGACTCAGAGTCCCCTAGGGGGCACAAGCAGCCAAATCTAAGGGGCTGCTCTATTTTAAGCATctctctgcctgcctgtctgatAGCTTTATTTCAAAGAAATGCTAAGTCAGTGGAAACATGTCAGATTTCACTTTTCCTCTACAGTGAAATAGTGAGTGTCACTATACTGAAAGAAAAGCAGTGGACAAAGGAGACAATAAGGAAAGAAGGACAATGGTCTATTTACTATTTCAATAGAAAGTGAACTTCCATCTTTTCTGGAGGGTTTTCTTGGACAGAAGAGTCTTCTTGTCTTTGAAGCACTGTATGAAGATACACTCACACCCACCTGCTGCCAGTattgagcaagctctgcaccaGTGGCCACATGATTCTGGGGCAAACTGCTTAGTAACTGGTTTTCCTTGAGCTTACTGGACACTTAAAATTCCGGAAGGGTTTTTATACTGTGTTTGAACATCTCAGCTTACAGATGATCTAGTAAACGTCTTACAGGTGGAAGACTTTGAAAATCAGTTTTCTCACTTCTAGGGTAATAATGGAACATCTACACAGTGGAAATGAGTTTAGTTGTAAAGTAGATCTGCTAAGCTACTAAAAGCTCTGAAATGAATATGCATCTTATCATTCCACACAGTAATCTGAAATGGGTTCAAATCGTCAACAGAAAACTGAAGCCATAAAACACAACATCTGTGTCAGTGCCAAGTTTTTTTTAGCCGTAGCTGTCCATGACTGAGAAGCTGAATCAGAATGGTAAATGAAAGTGACACAGATCAGCCTGAAGTCAGCTGCAGCCACCTGTGCTACTGACCTGCTCTGTGTCATGTGAAAGGGAAATGTCACCTTTACTTTAGACTGTCTCTGCCTTCTCTTTATTCTACACATTAAGTTCATTTGAATAAAGAACATGTGAAGTTGTTCCTATTGGATGCAGGGCTGCAGAGAGTGATCCAGCATACCTCCCTTCCTTTCTAAATATGCAAGAAGTACCTTGCAAAAACTACttggacttttttttgttttttacattttttcacgtcacaaccacaaacgtcaatgcATTGTCTGGGATTTTGATAAGAAACCAACAAAGTAGTCCATAATTATGAGGTAGAAGGAGAATTAtacatcattttaaaacatttctacaaataaattatGAAGAGTGTGACCCAGTGATACTTTGTAGAGCTACttcagcttcaagtcttttgctgtatgttttctatcagctttgcaGACCTAGAGAGTGTTTGCCCGTTCAGCTTTTTTAAATAGTTCAACCTCAGTCGGATTTGATAGAGTCTAGCAAAATCAGTTTccaagtcttgctacagattcccaaatggatttaagtctggactttgactaggtcattcttacctaaaccattccattatggctctgactgtatgtATAGGtctgttctgctggaaggtgaaactcTTCACTACTCTTAATTATTTTGCAGTCTCTAataccccttttccactggtttGCTTCAGCCCTGCTCCACTCCACTCTTCCTGCTTTAGGGTTAGCCAATGTTGCCATCACTCTATTTCCGTACCGGTACCTACATTTTTGGTCCCTGCCCCTGAGCAGGTACGATTGGGGCTGTTTAGGTTGCTGAGGtaagtgcagggaaaagttaataaaacttaaAGCGaccacaataatattaaggaccacagtggctGGAGCGGGTCaattcaaaatataattttagtatttacaaatcataaaccatgcttgaaggctgacggaaaagaaaaaggacacatcaactttctgaattacacacaggcagGGCGCTGTATTTattaacatcctaaaccagttGATCTCagataaaatcagctgttcagatacaaacattttcccccaaaacacacaaaacaaaaccaccatgaaacagtgtgtttgctttggaaatttattgaacgtccttaagcgaaccagcgtctgcaggagggagcaggcagagagcagctgttgtgactgcctgcatcggatcaaacgggaggaagaccccaatatccaacctaaaactaacttcactgcaGTCATAAGTCACcagttttgtgctttaaagtccatgtccttgttattgccatggctgagacaaaaacttcctcctAAAGCCCAACATCTTCAGGCAAACCTTGGAGCTTTACCAGTCCAAATGGTGATGTCTCTCCACTTCTCATACCACACCACCTTACATTAAAAACCCCGAGCCTTACATTTGCCTTATTTCAGGCTGGACTATGctccagataattatcctagtggatcattttatacataaaaaaacataaaagacatTCTTGCAAAGCGCACTACACTAAGGGCTGGAGGCTGGGCTTCAAGCCCtagctccagccatcagtgggaAAAGACAACAGGTTCTGTGCTGAGTAAAGAGGGACCGAGTGGACCAGAGCAGCACAATGGAAAAGGAtcataacaggttttcttccaggtttggCCTGCCTTGTATTTTTCCGTTTTCCCTTTACCTCTAAAAACTTTGTGTCCCTGCTGAACAAAAGCAACCTCaaaggatgatgctgccacaaccatgtttcAACATGGGAATGGTGTGCTCAAcataatgtgcagtgttactttTTCACCATATATGGAgttgtatattttgttttttggagcaATTTTATGGCTTTCAGTTGctgttttcttacattttctttcttcagaCATCTATTCCTTAAATGTCCAATATTTGGAGTGCACAACTCATTCTTtcaacagactctcccacctgaggtgtggatccctgcagctccttcGGAGTTATCATtaacctcttggctgcttctctgattaatgtctCTTTGCCTGGCTTTCAGTTAAATTGGGTGACCATGTCTTGGTTGGTTTGCAGTATCACTGTACTGTTTCCATTTTCCAATGTTCAAagtttgagatattgttttcGAACCTAtctctgctttaaacgtctctacaactttctccctgctcatttgtctttatgatgctgtttgttcactgatgttctgtATGAAccactgaggccttcacagaacagctggatttatacagagattaaattacacgcaGGTGGGCTCTATTTACTGATTAGGTGACTCCTGAAGGCAGTTGGCtacacactattttatttagtggtatcagaGTAATGGGGGCTGAATACAGTCACATGGCAcctgcatgcatttgtatttagccctacATGTACCagttttattccacttcacatttatttacaacttatgttggtttttggttgcaatgtgacaaaatgttctgagggtataaatacttttgcaaggcagtgtataTGGTGTTTAGCAGCTTCTCACTCTGAAAGGGGAGGGGGAGTTCAATATTatcaataaaaattaaacagtcTAAAACCCAAGTCTAAATAGTCAACATGTCCCAAGGCATGTTGGATATCACAAAATAAATAGTGATATACTGAGCAGTGTTGGCTGGTGTCTCCTCAAGTCCTCTATCATGTTCCTGGTCCAGTTTATTCTGGGTGTACGGACCAGCTGCTCAGTCTCCTTGTAGTATGAAGATTCATAATTTTCTTGGATAATTGCCATTAATGAGGTCTGTCTGGAAGTGTTAAGAGTTTATCTACTGGGTCTTTGGTGATGTAAATGGAGTGTTGTAACAGTAATGATGTGAGAACATTACTCTGAGGAGCACCAGTGCTGATGTTTTACCCagaccagtcagtcattttctactgcttattccatggtgggtcatgggggagctggtgcctatttctagcagtctatgggcaagaggcagggtacaccctggacaagtcaccagtccatcacagggtaacacacaaacaaccccacacacactcatacacctaagggcaatttagagttaccaattaacctaacaggcatgtctttggactgtgggaggaagccggaatacccagtgagaacccatgcatgcacagggagaacatgcaaactccatgcagaaagaccccggcccggaatcgaacccaggaccttcttgctgcaaggcaacagtgctaccaactgcgccactgtgcagccctttaCCCAGACCATTCAATGTGAAACTtgtcgtactcgtactcgtcgtcttccgctttatgcGGGACCCGGTAGCGGGGGCAGCAggcgtccctctccccagacacctcttccagctcctccgggtagagcccaaggcgttcccaggccagccgagagacatagtccctccagcgtgtcctgggccgtcccctgggcctcctcccggtgggacgtgcctggaacacctcccgaggaaggcgtccaggaggcatccggtatagatgcccgagccacctcaactggctcctctcgatgtggagaagcagtggctctactctgagcccctcccagatggccgagctcctcaccctatctctaagggagttcccggccaccctacggaggaagctcatttcagccgcttgtatccgggatctcgttctttcggtcatgactcaaagttcatggccataggtgagggtaggaatgtagaccgacctgtaaatcgagagcttcgcttttcggctcagctttctcttcaccacaacggaccggcacagcgccccgattactgtggcagccgcactgatctgtctgtcgatctcccgctccattcttccctcactcgtgaacaagagcccgagatacttaaactcctccacttgaggcaggaactcccctccaacctgaagaggacaagccacccttttccggtcgagtaccatgtcctcggacttggaggagctgatcttcatcccagccacttcacactcggctgcgaaccgccccagtgcatgctgtaggtcttggctagatggggccagcaggaccacgtcatctgcaaaaagaagagacgaaatcctctggtcctcAAACCAGACCCCCCTCCGGAAATCctatccataaaagttatgaacaggactggtgacaaagggcagccctgccggagtccaacatgcaccgggaacaggtccgacttagtgccggcaatgcgaaccaaactcctgctccgtttgtacagagaccggatggcccctagtaaagagccaccgattccatactcctggagcaccccccacagggcatcgtgagggacacagtcgaatgctttctccaggtccacaaaacacatgtgaaccggttgggcaaactcccatgaaccctcgagtaccctgtagagggtatagagctggtccagagtcccacggccgggacgaaaaccacactgctcctcctgaagccggggttcgactatcggccggactctcctctccaataccctggcataggccttaccagggaggctgaggagtgtgatccccctgtagttggaacacaccctccggtcacccttcttatgtagggggaccatcaccccagtctgccaatccaaaggcactgtccccgtccgccacgcaatgttgaagaggcttgtcaaccatgacagccccacaacatccaaagacttgaggtactcagggcggatctcatccaaccccgaagccttgccaccacggagctttttaaccacctcggtgacttcagcctgggtgatgaaagagtccaaccccgagtccccagcctctgtttccaccagggaatgcgtgatggcaggattgaggagatccttgaagtactccttccacctgccaataatgtccccagtcgaggtcagcagctccccacccccactgtaaacagtgttggcaaagcactgcttccccctcctgaggcgccggacggtttgccagaatcgcttcgaggccaactggtagtccttctccatggcctcaccgaactcctcccaggtccgagtttttgcctctgccaccgcccgggccgtggcacgcttggccccacggtacctgtcagccgcctcaggagtcccacaagccaaccacagccgataggactccttcttcagcttgacagcgtcccttactgccggtgtccaccaccgggtttggggattgccgccgcgacaggcaccgcagaccttacggccgcagctacgggcagcagcatcgacaatagatgtggagaacatggtccattcggactctatgtctccaacatccctcagaatttggtcaaagctctcccggaggtg
This genomic interval from Girardinichthys multiradiatus isolate DD_20200921_A chromosome 6, DD_fGirMul_XY1, whole genome shotgun sequence contains the following:
- the fbxo36b gene encoding F-box only protein 36b, translated to MASLLTDPLFETSGRGPAPSKDFYYFSVTKSQVIWRWWKISPRLVDRYSKPGEEKESHSVFLDDTELQREVRMVFGQKILQFTKALCQGHYNYLERLSDFILLRIINYLELEDVGQLGRTSHRFRQLCRSEEFWEQAMRHRCCSISSEVPSLALEVGWRSIFFTNKLQLQKLLCRRRLKAEEQQEVHVYDEVTKSEGSVNESSGSEEEILSDTICLQGAGTDPGLDTNPSCDVGPDLEGDCDSIKFIADRFREDIRFSEVETLVEKRKLSRGVGDSTEPI